The Brassica napus cultivar Da-Ae chromosome C1, Da-Ae, whole genome shotgun sequence DNA segment TAAGAAATtagaatttgattaaaaaagaaTTATGTCTCactttattaatagtttaaagaaTATGTGTTCGGTGGAAAAGGTTTTCCTTTTGGACGTTCAAGCAAAAAGCTAGTGGTGTAAGAGTTTTTCTTTTCGGTTGTTGGtttatctctctctatcttcttactacaaaactaatatttttccCATTATAGTCATCTAGCAGATTAACCCTATATTTATTTGAATGTGAGTTTGCTACTTTGCTTAAGGTTTTTGGTTACTTTCTATACAGTGTTATTCAATGTGTGATAAACTGAACCTAATCTAATCGGAAAATGCATAAACACGAAATCAAACAAAGTTTAAATTagctaaaatattaattttgattcTTGAATAATGGCTAACACAATATGTACCTAACCTAAGACTAAACACAACTAAAAATTAAAGtgaatatattatgttatcctagtgacaaaaagttaaaaaaaaaagttatcctAGTGACTTTCTCTACTATATTTTGTTTCGTTTCAGCTACTAATccaatagaaaagaaaaaccgaaaacaatagttagtaaaaaaaaacaatagttaGTGGAACCTCATGAACCAACATAAAAGCAGTCTATATATTGGTGTAAACATATGATTATTGTGGTGATAGAGTAAAGTTAAAGTTCATAGTAAGCTGGGATCCATAGTAAAGTttgtaaaaacaagaaaattacgAATacagtcttctttttttttgatcaaacagtCCACTAGttacatataaatttagaaatgtCGACGTAATTGTTGGACAAAAAGAGAGTAAAACGAACCCAACAGGCTTATCATGGGCTCACTAAGCCCAAGCCCACTTCCGTAATACAAAACATTCAGACAGAAAAGTACCTTTTGTTTTCCGCCTAATGTCTCAACTCACCACCAATCCCCAGCCACCTACCACTTCGGTTTTTAGTGTATAAAgttgtaagaaaaaaagaatgtgAAAAAGGCCGCACGGTTCCGTTGACGACGACGGCTCTCAATGTCTGTTTTTTTAACTAATCCTCGTCTCACCTACCCTCCTCCTCATGCCCTCTCCACCCCTCGACCGTCACCAACCTCCGTCGCTAACCTCCGTCTCCCCGCCGCTGATTTCTCTCGCCGCTTCAAATCTAATTTCTTCTCCGCCGAATTATCTTCCCCGCAGACCAGGAGCGTGCCGGTTCCGGTAGTATTTTCCGATCAACAGCGACGTCGGAGCATGGAGCCAAGCAATGTCTATGTTAGTGATTCTTTCTTttggttctgttctgttctgtttCGGAGAGTGCTAGAGAACAATGATGAAATTTGCAGATTGATTGGTTCAGACAAAGTTTGTGTCTTTGGTCTGAAATTTTTGGATGAAAGGTGTTTGATGTTTCGTTTTAGGACATTAGTATTCTCCTTAATCGATGTTTAGTTCTAAGTAGTTGTTGGATTTGAGATTAGAGCTTAAAAAGATGAGAACTAATGATTGTGGAACTTAGATGAACTGTTTCGGTTCTGTTCCGTTCCGGAGATTTCTAGAGAACAATGGTGACTTTGCAGATTAGGTTCAGATAAAGTTTGCCTCTTTGGTCTGAATTTTTTGGATGAAGTGTTTGATTGTTTCGTTTTAGGACATGACTTTGATGTTTAGTTCTTTAAAGTAGGCAGTTGAATTTGAATTTGGAGATGAAAAAGATGAAAGCTAATAATGGATTGTGGAACTTATAGGTGGCTTCAAGTAACACTGGAATGGAGATCGGAAGTCAAGAAACTGCGAAGAATCCAAGCTTGATCTGTGCTCCAGTGATGGCGGATTCAATAGACAAGATGGTGACTGAAACGTGCAAAGCTCAGGAATTGGGTGCAGACTTGGTGGAAATAAGATTAGATAGTCTGAAGGACTTCAACCCTCTTGAGGATCTGAAAACTATCATAAACAAATCTCCTCTTCCCACTCTCTTCACCTACAggtttgtatgtgtgtgtgtgttcaaGCTTGAGACCATTTTTTACCAGCTTGTgtcgagtttttttttaatatgccgGTTGATCTAGTGATATAGAGTTGACTGGCTATTATACTGCCTGAACCGAGTTTGAAATGTATTCCGACTAGTACCAGGGTAGCTAGATTGTCTGTTAATGGACTACCATATAAACTGAATGGGCCTAATCCTAAGCCCAGACTGGCTAAGTAGCAACAACTTTATTGTGTGGAGGAGGATCTTACCTTCTTGTCCTTTTAAGTTGTCTGCTAGTTCTTGTGTTGCACTATGAGTAAATGTTGCTATGTTCTGTAGGCCAAAATGGGAAGGTGGTCAATATGAAGGTGATGAAAATGAGCGTCTGGATGTGCTTCGTTTGGCTATGGAACTAGGAGCTGATTACATTGATGTTGAGCTTCAGGTTCTCATCGTATAAACTGTAGAATGAGGTTTTTCTAATGCTAATAACTTCTCCTAACTTTATATTTGTATGTTTAAAAGGTTGCAAGTGAGTTCATCAAATCAATAAAAGGAAAGAAGCCTGAAAATTTCAGAGTCATTGTCTCATCTCACAACTATCAGAACACCCCTTCCGTTGAAGATCTCAGTGACCTTGCCTTAAGAATACAACAAGCTGGAGCCGACATAGTGAAAATCGCTACCACTGCTGTGGACATCACAGATGTTTCTCGCATGTTCCATATAACCTCAAATGCTCAAGTAAGTTTCATTATATAGAATCAAGCGTTTTTGCTAATCTCTGATTGTTGATTCTTTGCTGTCAACTGTTTCAGGTTCCCACAATAGGACTTGTTATGGGAGAAAGAGGTCTAATGTCTCGGATTCTTTGTTCAAAGTTTGGTGGATATTTAACCTTTGGAACCTTAGAATCTGGGAAAGTCTCAGCACCTGGTCAACCAACGATCAAGGATCTGTTGGATCTTTACAACTTTAGAAGAATTGGTCCTGACACTAAGGTGTATGGGATCATTGGGAAGCCTGTCAGTCACAGCAAATCACCTATTGTTCACAATCAAGCTTTCAAGTCAGTTAATTTTAACGGAGTCTATGTCCAcctcttagttgatgatcttgAGAGCTTTCTCAAAACCTACTCATCCTCTGATTTCGCCGGATTCAGGTAAATGTTTGCTCCagtgattaaaataaatgaagatAATATGTTTTGTGTGTATGATGTAAATCTGTTTTACCTGCAGCTGTACAATTCCTCACAAAGAAGCTGCATTGAAATGTTGTGATGAGGTTGATCCATTGGCTAAGGTCTGGTTTGCTAATAACCCCAATCACTGTCTGATAGAGTAATTAGCCATCCTGCTTCACCCTGAGTGCTTGATTTATTATCTTTcatcagtgttctaaaaatctgTTAATAGCcaaaacaattttcttaaaatccgatTAAACCGTTTTAAATCGGTCTAAATCAATCGAAATTGGTCTAAATCTGTgaaattaaacaataatgtTAGTGCAAATCCACAAATttgtctagtttttttttggatatgtaatttttataattcatcaaaataattttataattaaatccaAAAACTATATTATCTAATGTAAATGTAaagtatacaaaaaaataaatcaataaaacgCCTAGTTACAACGTGGATAGTTCTTGAGCATTGTCTTTTTACAGTCTATAGGAGCTGTGAACACTATACTAAGGAGACAAAGCGACGGCAAGTTGCTGGGTTACAACACAGATTGTATTGGTTCCATTTCTGCTATTGAGGATGGCCTTCGAAGTAAGTTCTATCTTCACAGCCTTAATCCTTTTGCTGCTTCTTTTTTAACTCA contains these protein-coding regions:
- the LOC125580951 gene encoding bifunctional 3-dehydroquinate dehydratase/shikimate dehydrogenase, chloroplastic; this translates as MSVFLTNPRLTYPPPHALSTPRPSPTSVANLRLPAADFSRRFKSNFFSAELSSPQTRSVPVPVVFSDQQRRRSMEPSNVYVASSNTGMEIGSQETAKNPSLICAPVMADSIDKMVTETCKAQELGADLVEIRLDSLKDFNPLEDLKTIINKSPLPTLFTYRPKWEGGQYEGDENERLDVLRLAMELGADYIDVELQVASEFIKSIKGKKPENFRVIVSSHNYQNTPSVEDLSDLALRIQQAGADIVKIATTAVDITDVSRMFHITSNAQVPTIGLVMGERGLMSRILCSKFGGYLTFGTLESGKVSAPGQPTIKDLLDLYNFRRIGPDTKVYGIIGKPVSHSKSPIVHNQAFKSVNFNGVYVHLLVDDLESFLKTYSSSDFAGFSCTIPHKEAALKCCDEVDPLAKSIGAVNTILRRQSDGKLLGYNTDCIGSISAIEDGLRSSSGPSSVPSSPLAGKTVVVIGAGGAGKALAYGAKEKGANVVIANRTYERALELAEAIGGKALSLTDLDNFHPEDGMVLANTTSMGMQPNVDETPISKHALKHYALVFDAVYTPRITRLLREAEECGAITVSGSEMFVRQAYEQFEIFTGLPAPKELYWQIMSKY